Proteins from a genomic interval of Enterococcus faecium:
- a CDS encoding nicotinate phosphoribosyltransferase — translation MNNTYPDDSLTLHTDLYQINMMQTYWELGRADLHAVFECYFREMPFNHGYAVFAGLERLVNYLENLTFNDSDIAYLRGLEVYPEGFLEYLQNFEFKATVRSAREGELVFANEPLIQVEGPLAHCQLVETALLNMVNFQTLIATKAARIKSVIGEDPLLEFGTRRAQELDAAVWGTRAAYIGGADATSNVRAGKIFGIPASGTHAHSLVQSYGNDYEAFMAYAKTHKDCVFLVDTYDTLKSGVPSAIRVAKELGDKINFQGVRIDSGDMAYISKRVREQLDAAGFTEAKIYASNDLDEATILNLKMQKAKIDVWGVGTKLITAYDQPALGAVFKLVSIEDDEGKMMDTIKLSSNAEKVTTPGKKQVWRITRNFDGKSEGDYVTLWDEDPREEEAIFMFHPVHTFINKTVRDFTARPVLQDIFIEGKRVYELPALNEIKEYTKENLDSLWEEYKRDLNPQKYPVDLSTECWNHKMAIMERMKKSVAELHTEA, via the coding sequence ATGAATAATACTTACCCAGACGACAGTTTGACGCTGCATACGGATCTATATCAAATCAATATGATGCAGACATACTGGGAATTAGGTCGAGCTGATTTACATGCTGTTTTTGAATGTTACTTTCGAGAAATGCCTTTTAACCACGGATACGCGGTTTTTGCAGGATTGGAACGGTTAGTCAATTATTTAGAGAATCTGACGTTCAATGATTCCGATATTGCTTACTTGCGTGGATTAGAAGTCTATCCTGAAGGTTTTTTGGAGTATTTACAAAATTTTGAATTTAAAGCAACAGTTCGTTCTGCTCGTGAAGGAGAACTAGTTTTTGCAAATGAACCATTGATCCAAGTGGAAGGGCCTTTAGCGCACTGCCAATTAGTAGAAACAGCACTGTTGAATATGGTCAATTTCCAAACGTTGATCGCGACAAAAGCAGCTCGTATCAAATCTGTCATCGGAGAAGATCCACTATTGGAATTTGGAACTAGACGGGCACAAGAACTGGATGCAGCAGTCTGGGGAACTAGAGCGGCATATATCGGCGGAGCAGATGCAACAAGCAATGTACGTGCTGGGAAGATATTTGGGATACCAGCTAGCGGGACCCATGCTCATTCGTTAGTCCAATCTTATGGAAATGATTATGAAGCATTTATGGCCTACGCTAAAACCCATAAAGACTGCGTGTTCTTAGTCGACACTTATGATACGTTGAAATCAGGTGTGCCAAGTGCGATTCGCGTGGCGAAAGAATTAGGTGACAAAATCAACTTCCAAGGCGTACGCATCGACAGTGGAGATATGGCCTATATATCTAAGCGTGTTCGGGAACAATTAGATGCAGCCGGATTTACGGAAGCAAAAATCTATGCTTCGAATGACTTGGATGAAGCAACGATTTTGAATTTAAAGATGCAAAAAGCTAAAATTGATGTATGGGGTGTTGGGACAAAATTGATCACAGCCTATGATCAGCCAGCCCTTGGTGCAGTATTCAAGCTAGTATCGATCGAAGATGATGAAGGAAAAATGATGGATACGATCAAGTTATCAAGCAATGCAGAAAAAGTAACTACTCCAGGGAAAAAACAAGTGTGGCGCATCACTCGAAATTTTGATGGGAAATCTGAAGGAGACTACGTGACATTATGGGATGAAGACCCTCGAGAAGAAGAAGCTATCTTCATGTTCCATCCAGTGCATACGTTTATCAATAAAACTGTTCGAGACTTTACAGCTCGCCCAGTTTTACAAGATATCTTTATCGAAGGAAAAAGAGTTTACGAATTACCTGCACTAAACGAAATCAAAGAATATACAAAAGAAAATCTAGATTCACTATGGGAAGAGTATAAACGAGACTTGAATCCGCAAAAATACCCAGTCGATCTGTCTACTGAATGCTGGAACCATAAAATGGCTATCATGGAACGAATGAAAAAAAGCGTAGCAGAACTTCATACAGAAGCATAG
- a CDS encoding DUF1827 family protein, producing MKLIETPVNSNLNIKTFYPKVVEFFFGNTAINYYKLFSLDRTQLLLVDTYDKKQVVMINTKKKITRQEIDYAIHHVLKMTREDVKVHVGVKQELERAGIQFKRPNKDIVVIEQKNTKDSI from the coding sequence ATGAAGCTAATCGAAACACCTGTGAATAGTAATTTAAATATTAAGACATTTTATCCTAAAGTAGTGGAATTCTTTTTTGGGAATACGGCTATTAATTATTACAAATTATTTTCGTTAGATCGAACACAACTGCTATTGGTAGACACATATGATAAAAAGCAAGTCGTGATGATCAATACGAAGAAAAAAATCACAAGGCAAGAAATCGACTATGCGATTCATCACGTTTTAAAAATGACACGAGAAGATGTCAAAGTCCATGTAGGAGTGAAACAGGAGCTAGAACGTGCCGGAATACAATTCAAACGTCCAAATAAAGATATTGTAGTGATAGAACAAAAAAATACGAAGGATTCTATTTAA
- a CDS encoding MerR family transcriptional regulator has translation MEYTIKKMSEISGVSPRTLRFYDEIGLLKPARINSSGYRIYGKKEVDRLQHILFYRTMAFKLDDIQEVLDNPSFDHQKALIKHQQMLLEKRAQIDTLLTTVQQTLDMYEGGRKMSDKEKFEGFKQQKLKENEESYGQEIRQKYGKKKVTASNEKWMNMDKETYEEMQTVEKQILFDLTLYLKEPEDESLADRIFQAHKKWLSYSWPEYQPKAHKGLGMMYEADERFTAYYDERSGHGAAKALNEIIQKKA, from the coding sequence ATGGAGTACACAATAAAGAAAATGTCAGAGATATCAGGAGTCAGTCCGAGAACCTTGCGCTTTTATGATGAGATTGGACTGCTAAAACCAGCTAGGATCAATTCTTCAGGTTATCGGATTTATGGCAAAAAAGAAGTCGATCGTCTGCAACACATCTTATTTTATCGAACAATGGCATTCAAGTTGGATGATATCCAAGAGGTCTTAGACAATCCATCTTTTGACCACCAGAAAGCTTTAATCAAGCATCAGCAAATGTTGCTGGAAAAACGGGCACAAATCGATACCCTCTTGACAACTGTCCAACAGACACTTGATATGTACGAAGGAGGAAGAAAAATGAGTGACAAAGAAAAATTTGAAGGGTTTAAACAACAAAAGTTGAAAGAAAATGAAGAATCCTATGGACAAGAGATTCGACAAAAATACGGAAAAAAAAAGGTTACAGCATCCAATGAAAAATGGATGAATATGGATAAAGAAACGTATGAAGAAATGCAAACTGTTGAAAAGCAGATATTATTTGATCTCACTCTTTACTTAAAAGAACCAGAAGATGAAAGCTTAGCAGACCGTATCTTCCAAGCTCATAAGAAGTGGTTATCTTACAGCTGGCCTGAATATCAGCCAAAAGCGCATAAAGGACTAGGAATGATGTACGAAGCCGATGAACGGTTCACTGCATATTATGACGAGCGAAGTGGTCATGGTGCAGCAAAAGCTTTAAATGAAATTATCCAAAAAAAGGCGTAA
- a CDS encoding LacI family DNA-binding transcriptional regulator — MANIRDIAKLTGYSVSTISRVINGHPYVDEEKRKEILAVMKEVDYIPNANARQLSYGKTKSIGVILPYTNHPYFDQLISGIIEAAFDYDYKVTLLPTGYQKEKERRYLEEFAAKAFDGLIITSRANTLDDLLAYQKYGPLVFCEEIKGKQASCVFIDREQSITEGLTYLKQQGIKQLGITLGRSGRLSYNSKITLQLCHQLFPSFDESLVFWDCIDAEKGKQAGFFFKELGVDGVFTNSDMVAAGILQSYLQDKTPVVIGRDNLLISELLGFPTIDHHLEACGEMAFQLFLTEKKDKVKIPYTFIQR; from the coding sequence GTGGCAAACATTCGAGATATCGCAAAGCTCACAGGTTATTCAGTTTCTACTATTTCACGTGTAATCAATGGACATCCATATGTAGATGAGGAAAAAAGGAAAGAAATACTTGCGGTCATGAAAGAAGTCGATTATATCCCTAATGCAAATGCCAGACAGTTAAGTTATGGAAAAACGAAAAGCATTGGAGTGATTCTGCCTTATACCAATCATCCGTATTTTGATCAGTTGATCAGTGGGATCATTGAAGCAGCGTTTGATTATGATTACAAAGTGACACTTTTACCGACGGGCTATCAGAAAGAAAAAGAGCGAAGGTATCTTGAAGAATTTGCAGCTAAAGCTTTCGATGGATTGATCATTACGTCTCGTGCCAATACACTAGATGATTTATTGGCATATCAAAAATATGGACCTCTAGTTTTTTGTGAAGAAATCAAGGGAAAACAGGCAAGCTGTGTCTTTATTGATCGAGAACAATCAATTACAGAAGGTCTTACTTATTTGAAGCAGCAAGGTATAAAGCAATTGGGCATCACGTTGGGGCGAAGTGGCAGGCTAAGTTATAACTCAAAAATCACTTTGCAGCTATGTCATCAACTTTTTCCATCTTTTGATGAATCACTTGTTTTTTGGGATTGTATAGATGCAGAGAAAGGAAAACAAGCAGGCTTCTTTTTTAAAGAGCTTGGAGTTGATGGTGTCTTTACAAATTCGGATATGGTTGCAGCAGGCATCTTGCAAAGCTATCTGCAAGATAAGACACCAGTGGTGATTGGACGCGATAATTTGCTGATCAGCGAGCTTCTTGGTTTCCCAACCATCGACCACCATCTGGAAGCTTGCGGAGAAATGGCATTTCAATTGTTTCTTACAGAAAAAAAGGATAAAGTGAAAATACCTTATACGTTTATTCAACGATGA
- the groL gene encoding chaperonin GroEL (60 kDa chaperone family; promotes refolding of misfolded polypeptides especially under stressful conditions; forms two stacked rings of heptamers to form a barrel-shaped 14mer; ends can be capped by GroES; misfolded proteins enter the barrel where they are refolded when GroES binds), which yields MAKELKFAEDARAAMLRGVDKLADTVKVTLGPKGRNVVLEKSYGSPLITNDGVTIAKEIELEDHFENMGAKLVSEVASKTNDIAGDGTTTATVLTQAIVREGLKNVTAGANPLGIRRGIELATKAAVEELHNISTVVDSKEAIAQVAAVSSGSDKVGHLIADAMEKVGNDGVITIEESKGIETELDVVEGMQFDRGYLSQYMVTDNDKMEAVLENPYILITDKKISNIQDILPLLEQILQQSRPLLIIADDVDGEALPTLVLNKIRGTFNVVAVKAPGFGDRRKAMLEDIAILTGGTVITDDLGLELKDATIENLGNASKVVVDKDNTTIVEGSGEKEAIEARVQLIKNQIAETTSDFDREKLQERLAKLAGGVAVVKVGAATETELKELKLRIEDALNATRAAVEEGMVSGGGTALVNVISKVSAVEAEGDVATGIKIVVRALEEPIRQIAENAGYEGSVIVDKLKNVELGTGFNAATGEWVNMVEAGIVDPTKVTRSALQNAASVSALLLTTEAVVADKPEPAAPAAPAMDPSMMGGMM from the coding sequence ATGGCAAAAGAATTGAAATTTGCAGAAGACGCACGCGCAGCTATGTTACGCGGGGTAGATAAATTAGCAGATACAGTGAAAGTAACATTAGGACCTAAAGGCCGAAATGTCGTACTAGAAAAATCTTACGGCTCTCCATTGATCACAAATGATGGTGTGACGATCGCAAAAGAAATCGAATTAGAAGATCATTTTGAAAACATGGGTGCAAAACTTGTATCAGAAGTAGCATCAAAAACAAATGATATTGCAGGAGACGGTACAACGACAGCAACTGTTCTGACACAAGCAATCGTTCGCGAAGGTTTAAAAAACGTAACTGCAGGTGCTAATCCTCTAGGCATTCGTCGCGGGATCGAATTGGCAACAAAAGCAGCAGTCGAAGAATTGCATAATATCTCAACTGTTGTTGATTCAAAAGAAGCCATTGCACAAGTAGCAGCTGTTTCTTCGGGTTCTGATAAAGTTGGACATTTGATTGCTGATGCAATGGAAAAAGTTGGAAACGACGGTGTCATCACAATCGAAGAATCAAAAGGGATCGAAACAGAACTAGATGTTGTAGAAGGTATGCAGTTTGATCGTGGTTACTTATCACAATATATGGTAACAGATAACGACAAAATGGAAGCTGTTCTAGAAAACCCATATATCTTGATCACAGACAAAAAAATCTCTAACATCCAAGATATTCTGCCATTGTTAGAACAAATCTTGCAACAATCACGTCCATTGTTGATTATTGCTGACGATGTAGATGGTGAAGCATTGCCAACTCTTGTATTGAACAAAATCCGTGGAACATTCAACGTAGTAGCTGTAAAAGCTCCTGGTTTCGGCGATCGTCGTAAAGCAATGCTTGAAGATATCGCTATTTTGACAGGTGGTACAGTAATTACTGACGATCTAGGTTTAGAATTGAAAGATGCAACAATCGAAAACTTAGGAAATGCTTCTAAAGTTGTTGTAGATAAAGACAATACAACGATCGTAGAAGGTTCTGGAGAAAAAGAAGCAATCGAAGCTCGTGTGCAATTGATCAAAAACCAAATTGCTGAAACAACTTCTGATTTTGACCGCGAAAAATTACAAGAACGCTTAGCTAAATTAGCAGGTGGTGTAGCTGTTGTTAAAGTTGGTGCAGCTACTGAAACAGAATTGAAAGAATTAAAATTACGCATTGAAGATGCATTGAATGCTACACGTGCCGCAGTAGAAGAAGGAATGGTCTCAGGTGGTGGTACAGCTCTAGTGAACGTTATCAGCAAAGTTTCTGCTGTAGAAGCAGAAGGAGACGTGGCAACAGGTATCAAGATCGTTGTTCGTGCTTTAGAAGAACCAATTCGTCAAATCGCTGAAAACGCTGGTTATGAAGGATCAGTGATTGTTGATAAATTGAAGAACGTGGAACTAGGCACTGGTTTCAATGCTGCTACTGGAGAATGGGTAAACATGGTTGAAGCAGGTATCGTAGACCCAACTAAAGTAACACGTTCTGCCTTGCAAAATGCCGCTTCCGTTTCTGCCTTGTTATTAACGACAGAAGCAGTCGTTGCAGATAAACCAGAACCAGCAGCGCCAGCAGCTCCTGCAATGGATCCATCAATGATGGGCGGTATGATGTAA
- the groES gene encoding co-chaperone GroES — protein MLKPLGDRVIIEVAKEEEKTVGGIVLASAAKEKPQTGTVVAVGEGRLLENGEKVPAAVKAGDQVMFEKYAGTEVKYEGKEYLIVAGKDIMAIVE, from the coding sequence GTGTTAAAACCATTAGGTGATCGCGTCATTATCGAAGTCGCAAAAGAAGAAGAAAAAACTGTCGGAGGAATCGTTTTAGCTTCTGCTGCTAAAGAGAAACCCCAAACTGGGACAGTTGTTGCAGTCGGTGAAGGCCGTTTGTTAGAAAACGGTGAAAAAGTTCCTGCCGCTGTAAAAGCAGGCGACCAAGTTATGTTCGAAAAATACGCCGGTACAGAAGTAAAATACGAAGGAAAAGAATATCTGATCGTCGCAGGAAAAGATATCATGGCGATTGTTGAGTAA
- a CDS encoding CPBP family intramembrane glutamic endopeptidase, whose amino-acid sequence MSLKKYSFLSIFCYGLIFISPLILASIGLVKSTSELITATAVMYILGAVVLAIFYFKQREPLAIESAVKKASAPKIVIYGLVGIFVALILQSIAVMLESVLFGKATPSENTQNIIQMIMEAPAFILATTVAGPIMEEFVFRRSILGIISRYSNFWVGAVISSLLFAFAHNDGHLLIYFFLGFFFSLEYKATGRIWTSMITHVGMNTLVVLVQLAVQKGLV is encoded by the coding sequence ATGTCTTTAAAAAAATATAGCTTCCTCAGCATTTTTTGCTATGGTCTAATTTTTATCTCACCCTTGATCCTAGCTTCGATAGGACTTGTAAAATCTACGTCTGAATTGATCACAGCAACTGCAGTCATGTATATACTAGGCGCCGTTGTCCTAGCTATTTTTTATTTTAAGCAACGTGAACCCTTAGCGATCGAATCAGCGGTAAAAAAAGCTTCTGCTCCAAAGATTGTTATTTATGGATTGGTTGGAATCTTTGTCGCATTGATTCTGCAAAGCATCGCTGTCATGTTAGAATCTGTATTGTTTGGCAAAGCAACCCCTTCCGAGAATACACAAAATATCATCCAGATGATCATGGAAGCACCCGCTTTTATTTTGGCGACAACTGTTGCTGGACCCATCATGGAAGAGTTCGTATTCCGCCGCAGTATACTGGGGATCATCAGTCGATATTCAAATTTTTGGGTCGGAGCAGTGATCAGCTCTTTGCTGTTTGCGTTTGCTCATAATGATGGTCATCTGCTAATCTACTTTTTCCTAGGTTTCTTCTTCAGCCTAGAGTACAAAGCAACTGGTCGGATCTGGACATCGATGATCACACACGTAGGAATGAACACATTAGTTGTTCTTGTTCAATTAGCTGTCCAAAAAGGGCTAGTATAA
- a CDS encoding PTS sugar transporter subunit IIC — protein sequence MKEWLDRAFLPMITSVVNLRPLTALRNGMTYTIPIIIVGSLFFLFAHFPVDYIAQWIDKTGFSMYFTQVYQATFDVIAFWIVFAIAYAYAKEEDIDRLPVGITALSAYLLLIQPLNTQIDTVWTGAEGILGAVTTGLIIGWGYARLVRLAKGWKQREKIPENVWQSFTSLIPIIVIVTFTLIGSAVFQHLFRMTVVQGVWTYVQLPIQSFIDTLFGVLLLGFFVPFLWLFGLHGSAMVNGLVSPVLQANSLANAEILASGQELTVANGGHIVTQQFLDQFMTVTGAGLTLGAVFFMTVFAKSKKYRELGNLALLPAFFNINESIIFSTPIVMNPMMAVPFIFAPVVSGLITYSALYFGFVPLFTAVQVPWTTPPILSGFLVGGVPAAILQGIVLSISFFIYFPFLKKIDSANCKKERQTKNDGAAEKMND from the coding sequence ATGAAAGAGTGGTTAGATCGTGCCTTTTTACCAATGATAACATCTGTTGTGAATCTTAGACCCTTAACTGCTTTGCGTAATGGAATGACTTACACGATCCCAATAATTATTGTTGGCTCGCTGTTTTTCTTATTTGCTCATTTTCCTGTGGATTACATCGCTCAGTGGATAGACAAAACAGGATTTTCTATGTATTTTACACAAGTATACCAGGCTACATTTGATGTGATAGCCTTTTGGATCGTTTTTGCCATTGCATACGCTTATGCAAAAGAAGAAGACATCGATCGCTTACCAGTCGGCATAACAGCCTTGTCTGCTTATCTACTGCTTATTCAGCCACTAAATACTCAGATAGATACTGTCTGGACAGGTGCTGAAGGGATACTAGGAGCAGTTACAACTGGGCTCATCATCGGATGGGGCTATGCACGTTTAGTAAGACTTGCGAAAGGGTGGAAGCAAAGAGAGAAGATACCTGAAAATGTTTGGCAGTCTTTTACTTCATTGATTCCAATCATTGTTATAGTCACTTTTACGCTTATCGGTTCAGCGGTTTTTCAACATTTGTTCAGAATGACTGTTGTTCAAGGAGTATGGACATATGTCCAGCTTCCCATTCAATCGTTCATAGACACGTTGTTTGGTGTGCTTTTATTAGGTTTTTTTGTTCCGTTTTTATGGTTATTTGGTCTTCATGGATCTGCGATGGTCAATGGGTTGGTTAGTCCCGTCTTGCAAGCGAATTCATTAGCAAATGCAGAAATCTTAGCCTCAGGACAAGAGTTGACGGTGGCAAATGGCGGACATATCGTTACTCAGCAATTTCTCGATCAGTTCATGACGGTTACGGGTGCTGGATTGACGTTAGGGGCTGTATTTTTTATGACGGTTTTTGCGAAATCGAAGAAATACAGAGAATTAGGAAATCTTGCTCTTTTACCAGCCTTTTTCAACATCAATGAATCAATTATTTTTTCCACACCGATCGTGATGAACCCGATGATGGCTGTTCCTTTTATTTTCGCACCGGTCGTTTCAGGATTGATTACCTATTCCGCTTTATATTTTGGATTCGTTCCTTTATTTACAGCAGTCCAAGTCCCTTGGACAACACCGCCGATCCTCTCGGGTTTCTTAGTAGGCGGAGTGCCTGCAGCGATTTTACAAGGTATCGTGTTGTCAATTAGTTTTTTCATTTATTTCCCATTTTTGAAAAAAATAGATTCTGCAAACTGCAAAAAGGAAAGACAGACAAAAAATGATGGAGCAGCAGAAAAGATGAACGACTAA
- a CDS encoding NAD(P)-dependent oxidoreductase has protein sequence MKIALIGATGHAGSFILDEALSRDLDVTAIVRHPEKLPSDVPFIQKDLFELTTTDLASFDVVVDAFNAPKGKEEMHQTSLSHLIEMLEGTDTRLIVVGGASSLFLDTEKTTRMIDQVPKNAPFYPTAFNMYEGLLKLKQSKNLHWTYISPASLFDPHGKRTGTYLLSDDYLQRNAAGDSTISMADYAIALVDEILDEKHEKQHISVVSR, from the coding sequence ATGAAAATTGCACTCATTGGAGCTACTGGCCATGCAGGTTCATTTATTTTAGACGAAGCATTGTCCAGAGATTTAGACGTGACGGCAATCGTGCGTCATCCAGAAAAATTGCCATCAGATGTTCCGTTTATACAAAAGGATTTATTTGAGTTGACAACTACTGATCTTGCATCTTTTGATGTTGTCGTTGATGCTTTCAACGCTCCCAAAGGAAAAGAAGAAATGCATCAAACTTCTTTGTCCCATTTGATTGAGATGCTTGAAGGAACCGATACACGCTTAATTGTCGTTGGGGGTGCCTCTTCGTTATTCTTAGATACAGAAAAGACGACTCGTATGATTGACCAAGTACCTAAAAATGCACCCTTCTATCCAACAGCTTTCAATATGTACGAAGGATTGTTAAAATTGAAACAATCTAAAAATCTACATTGGACTTATATCAGTCCAGCTTCTTTATTTGATCCACATGGCAAACGTACAGGTACTTATTTGTTAAGTGATGATTATTTACAAAGAAACGCTGCTGGCGACAGTACGATCAGCATGGCAGATTACGCGATTGCATTAGTAGATGAGATACTGGATGAGAAACATGAAAAGCAGCACATCAGTGTAGTCAGTCGATAA
- a CDS encoding MBL fold metallo-hydrolase codes for MAEEKPAFKISILASGSSGNSLYIESEKKRLLVDAGLSGKKITSLMAQIDRTPDQLDGILVTHEHRDHIHGVGVLARKYHLDVFANQQTWEAMEPLIGNVPVEQKHLFEMGKVRTFGDIDIESFGVSHDAAAPQFYRFHKENRSFVMLTDTGYCSDYMRGVIENADGYLMESNHDLEMLRMGPYPWNLKQRILGDRGHLSNEDGALVMTDVIGNRTKRIYLGHLSKENNMKELAHLTMENVLKEKDFGVGHDFEIYDTDPDEATELFSI; via the coding sequence ATGGCTGAAGAAAAACCAGCTTTTAAAATCAGTATCCTAGCAAGTGGAAGTTCGGGTAATTCACTTTATATCGAAAGTGAAAAAAAACGGCTTTTGGTCGATGCAGGACTTAGCGGTAAAAAAATCACTTCCTTGATGGCTCAAATTGATCGGACACCGGACCAATTAGATGGAATACTTGTGACGCATGAACATCGAGATCATATACATGGCGTGGGTGTCTTGGCTCGTAAGTATCATTTGGATGTTTTTGCCAATCAGCAGACTTGGGAAGCGATGGAACCACTGATTGGAAATGTACCAGTGGAACAAAAACATCTATTTGAGATGGGGAAAGTCAGAACATTCGGCGATATCGATATTGAGAGTTTCGGCGTCTCCCATGACGCAGCGGCTCCGCAATTTTATCGTTTCCATAAAGAAAATCGGTCATTCGTCATGTTGACGGACACCGGATATTGCAGTGATTATATGCGAGGTGTCATTGAAAATGCCGATGGTTATTTGATGGAAAGTAATCATGATCTTGAGATGTTACGCATGGGACCTTATCCGTGGAATTTAAAACAGCGTATTTTAGGAGATAGAGGACATCTTTCCAACGAAGACGGTGCACTTGTCATGACTGATGTGATCGGTAATCGGACCAAACGAATCTATCTTGGCCATCTTAGCAAGGAAAACAATATGAAAGAACTTGCTCATTTAACAATGGAAAATGTTTTGAAAGAAAAAGATTTTGGCGTTGGACATGATTTTGAAATCTATGATACAGATCCAGATGAAGCAACTGAGCTATTTTCGATTTAA
- a CDS encoding two-component system regulatory protein YycI, which translates to MDFKKIEWIFFVAFLGLNVFLFSSYHDAVYQENNVIRSNQTESIQQRLASDDITYTGKISSENKQGYYLSAEQTNLSTSLANYRKAGKSGLLASGVFLDGDVLTKSLSSSDAEKNVIDPDKISSSLEDFLSNKDNILFGNDYVYTKNFSHLEEEPLEIQASQEYEGIPFNDDTAKIVLSLEKNDNDYSITKYMQTHLSDIEQLREKTELYTEEEAINTLYINNKIPRGSKILWRQLAYSCILKVREKNVYVPVWHVAIETSDKVVQIESVNAFSNTIVTNNTVPKVEDQ; encoded by the coding sequence TTGGATTTCAAAAAAATCGAATGGATATTTTTCGTCGCTTTTTTAGGGTTGAATGTGTTTTTATTCAGCAGTTATCATGACGCGGTATACCAAGAAAACAATGTCATTCGCTCTAATCAGACTGAATCAATCCAACAACGTCTGGCTAGCGACGATATCACTTACACGGGGAAGATTTCGTCTGAGAACAAGCAAGGCTATTATCTTAGCGCGGAGCAGACCAATCTTAGCACTTCATTAGCGAATTATCGCAAGGCTGGTAAAAGCGGCTTGCTGGCAAGTGGTGTGTTTTTAGACGGTGATGTTTTGACGAAATCTTTATCCAGTTCAGATGCTGAAAAGAACGTGATCGATCCAGATAAAATTAGTAGTTCCTTGGAAGATTTTTTATCTAACAAAGACAATATTTTATTCGGTAATGATTATGTGTACACGAAAAACTTTTCTCATTTAGAAGAAGAACCACTAGAAATCCAAGCAAGCCAAGAGTATGAAGGCATCCCATTCAATGATGATACAGCAAAAATCGTTCTTTCTTTAGAAAAAAACGATAATGATTATAGCATCACGAAATACATGCAGACGCATTTATCTGATATCGAGCAGCTGCGCGAAAAGACGGAACTGTATACGGAAGAGGAAGCAATCAATACATTGTACATCAATAACAAAATACCAAGAGGATCAAAAATTTTATGGCGTCAGCTAGCTTATTCCTGTATTCTGAAAGTCCGGGAAAAAAATGTGTATGTTCCTGTTTGGCATGTAGCGATCGAAACAAGCGATAAAGTGGTCCAAATTGAGAGCGTCAACGCTTTCAGCAATACGATCGTGACAAACAATACTGTACCAAAAGTGGAAGATCAATAA